One genomic region from Spirosoma sp. KCTC 42546 encodes:
- a CDS encoding fatty acid desaturase, with the protein MATLTDFVRSNASEPHRIRTRQILKSHPEIKKLIGQKNPNTFWVAAFCVVLMTGIAWLVRDQSWWIVVAAAWFIGAFPAHTLFVCIHEAAHNLIFRKPTANMWAAIFANLPTVFPTALTFKNFHIKHHAFQGVHELDADLPDWYEARLIKNYAIGKAIWLLFYPIFQGIRTLRMKELAVFDKWVIANFIVQITFDVLIVTLFGWKALAFMVLCLFFSVGLHPLGARWAQEHFLTLDPQQETYSYYGPLNGPNLNVGFHNEHHDFPSIPWNKLPEIKKSAPEYYESLKYHTSFVKLFFLFLFDQEISLFSRIVRKERGRVLVSDQSRPDMELIQAQEAPAQTAA; encoded by the coding sequence ATGGCAACGTTAACTGATTTTGTACGTTCAAACGCTTCCGAACCTCACCGAATTCGCACCCGACAAATCCTTAAATCTCACCCCGAAATCAAGAAACTGATCGGTCAGAAAAACCCGAATACGTTTTGGGTAGCTGCCTTTTGTGTAGTTCTGATGACGGGTATCGCCTGGCTCGTTCGTGACCAATCGTGGTGGATTGTGGTTGCGGCTGCCTGGTTTATTGGCGCCTTCCCGGCACACACGCTATTCGTTTGTATTCACGAAGCGGCTCATAATCTGATCTTTCGAAAGCCGACAGCTAATATGTGGGCGGCTATTTTTGCCAACCTCCCAACCGTATTCCCAACGGCATTAACGTTTAAGAATTTCCATATCAAGCACCATGCTTTTCAGGGGGTTCACGAACTGGATGCCGATTTGCCGGACTGGTACGAGGCTCGGTTAATTAAAAACTACGCCATTGGCAAGGCGATCTGGTTGTTGTTCTATCCTATTTTTCAGGGTATTCGTACGCTGCGGATGAAAGAACTAGCCGTTTTTGACAAATGGGTAATTGCCAATTTTATTGTTCAGATTACATTTGATGTGCTGATCGTAACCCTGTTTGGCTGGAAAGCATTGGCCTTCATGGTGCTGTGTCTGTTCTTTTCGGTTGGTCTTCATCCATTGGGTGCGCGCTGGGCCCAGGAGCACTTCCTGACACTTGATCCACAACAAGAGACCTACAGTTATTATGGTCCCCTTAACGGGCCTAATCTGAACGTAGGGTTCCACAATGAGCACCACGATTTTCCGTCTATTCCCTGGAATAAGCTACCAGAAATTAAGAAATCGGCTCCCGAGTATTACGAGTCGCTGAAATATCATACATCGTTTGTGAAGCTATTTTTCCTCTTCCTATTCGATCAGGAGATATCGCTTTTTTCGCGAATTGTTCGTAAGGAACGTGGTCGTGTTCTGGTTTCCGATCAATCGAGACCCGATATGGAGTTGATACAAGCGCAGGAAGCACCAGCCCAAACGGCCGCTTAG
- a CDS encoding thioredoxin family protein produces MKSILTLAVWLLLPLATFAQILKPVTWTYKPVKSSAKVGEVVELRFTANVQTGYHIYSSDVNSKIDGPLPTVIKLTPNKSFELVGKVKPVSKVETKYEEVFEGDTYVMHGAAQFSQRIKILSDKPVIEGNVDYQVCTDKDGQCIPGNEDFSITGLVVSAPATTTAVASTPTTASTVTKPTSETAVAAITPAPALTATEEAKPEETTVKEAVKIPDLSVEGSKNTPQESLGGFLLAAFLSGLVALLTPCVFPIIPATVSFFTNQQGGMWKAFLYGAFIIGIYVLIGTVVSRFNGPAFANFVSTHWLPNVLFFATFFIFGLSFLGLFEIVLPNSLINQADAKSEKGGITGIFFMAFTLVLVSFSCTGPIVGSLLVASAGGEVVKPILGMAAFSSAFAIPFTLFAAFPQWLKNLPRSGGWLNSVKVVLGFLELALAFKFLSVADQVYHWHLLDREVFLSLWIVIFALIGFYFLGKLRLPHDSEVKFISVQKLLLAIATFSFVVYMIPGLWGAPLKALSGYLPPETSQDFNLHGQASGSGQQQAALTGNPTIKHADLFHLPHGLQGFFDYKQALAYSKQVNKPVFIDFTGHGCVNCREMEARVWSDPAVMSRLQNDFVMLALYVDDKTELPETEWYTSTYDQKVKKTIGAQNADLQITKYNNNAQPHYCLVNGDGKLLVAPKNYDRDIANFVAFLDSGKAKF; encoded by the coding sequence ATGAAATCAATTCTTACGCTTGCGGTGTGGCTCTTGCTACCCCTCGCTACGTTTGCCCAGATTCTAAAACCAGTCACCTGGACCTATAAGCCGGTCAAATCATCAGCAAAAGTTGGCGAGGTCGTTGAACTCCGGTTCACCGCTAACGTTCAAACTGGTTATCATATCTACTCGTCGGATGTCAATTCAAAAATTGACGGTCCTCTACCAACAGTTATTAAGCTTACCCCTAACAAAAGCTTTGAGCTGGTCGGAAAAGTAAAACCTGTGAGTAAGGTCGAAACTAAATATGAGGAGGTATTTGAGGGCGATACGTATGTAATGCACGGCGCAGCACAGTTTTCGCAACGTATCAAAATTCTCAGTGATAAGCCAGTTATTGAAGGCAATGTTGATTATCAGGTCTGTACCGATAAGGATGGTCAGTGCATTCCTGGGAATGAAGATTTTTCTATCACGGGCTTAGTGGTTTCTGCACCGGCTACTACAACAGCAGTAGCCTCAACACCAACCACAGCCTCTACGGTTACCAAACCAACCTCCGAAACAGCAGTTGCAGCTATTACGCCAGCACCCGCACTGACAGCAACGGAAGAAGCTAAACCCGAAGAGACTACAGTTAAGGAAGCGGTTAAAATTCCGGATTTATCGGTAGAAGGGTCCAAGAATACGCCACAGGAATCACTGGGCGGATTTCTGTTAGCCGCTTTTCTGTCAGGGCTGGTTGCTTTGCTCACGCCTTGTGTGTTCCCGATTATTCCAGCAACGGTTAGTTTTTTCACCAACCAGCAGGGCGGCATGTGGAAAGCCTTTCTGTATGGTGCTTTTATTATTGGTATTTACGTGCTGATTGGTACAGTTGTCTCGCGGTTTAACGGCCCGGCTTTTGCCAACTTTGTTAGCACACACTGGCTGCCGAACGTTTTGTTTTTTGCCACCTTCTTCATTTTTGGACTATCCTTTCTGGGTCTGTTTGAGATTGTACTGCCAAACTCACTCATCAATCAGGCTGATGCAAAGTCGGAGAAAGGTGGCATTACGGGGATTTTCTTCATGGCCTTCACACTGGTACTGGTATCATTTTCCTGCACGGGGCCTATTGTTGGCAGTTTGTTGGTGGCATCGGCTGGTGGCGAGGTTGTTAAACCTATTTTAGGAATGGCCGCGTTTTCGTCGGCTTTTGCCATACCGTTCACCTTGTTTGCGGCCTTCCCACAATGGCTCAAAAACTTACCCCGTTCGGGTGGCTGGCTGAACTCTGTAAAGGTGGTTCTGGGTTTTCTGGAATTAGCGCTTGCCTTCAAGTTCCTAAGCGTGGCCGATCAGGTTTATCACTGGCACCTGCTCGATCGGGAGGTTTTTCTATCGCTATGGATTGTCATTTTCGCACTGATTGGCTTTTATTTCCTGGGTAAACTTCGTCTTCCTCACGATAGCGAGGTTAAGTTCATCAGTGTACAGAAACTCCTGCTAGCCATCGCGACATTCTCATTTGTCGTCTACATGATTCCCGGTTTGTGGGGCGCTCCGCTGAAAGCCTTATCAGGCTATCTACCGCCCGAAACGTCGCAGGATTTCAATCTGCATGGGCAGGCTTCTGGAAGTGGCCAGCAGCAGGCAGCCTTAACCGGAAATCCGACGATCAAGCATGCTGATTTATTTCACCTGCCGCACGGCTTACAGGGCTTTTTCGATTACAAACAGGCATTAGCTTACTCTAAACAAGTAAATAAACCCGTATTTATTGATTTCACTGGTCACGGTTGTGTAAACTGTCGGGAAATGGAAGCCCGCGTTTGGTCGGACCCGGCGGTGATGTCGCGATTACAGAATGATTTCGTGATGTTGGCACTTTACGTGGACGACAAAACCGAACTTCCCGAAACTGAGTGGTATACCTCCACCTACGATCAAAAAGTCAAGAAAACGATTGGTGCTCAGAATGCCGATTTGCAGATCACGAAATACAATAACAACGCCCAGCCGCATTACTGCCTGGTAAACGGCGATGGCAAACTGCTTGTAGCTCCTAAGAACTACGATCGGGATATAGCCAACTTCGTTGCGTTTCTGGATTCAGGAAAAGCGAAATTTTAG
- a CDS encoding AraC family transcriptional regulator, producing the protein MKALFEKVMINEQSSALVRRFQLPYFDAPWHYHPEYELTYIISSYGRRFVGDHVEPFQAGDLVLLGPDLPHFWRNDEEFYQAKPGVQAESVVVQFPASFDEQVLAAMPEAGAVRQLLHRGRFGLRFSQAISESVALLMVQLTEQTGLGQVVSLLTILNQLETDKEAQLLASDSYQLAPGAAETERMKRVLEFMLLNFRDEIRIEQIASVAGMAPAAFCRYFKNRTRKTFVEYLNELRIGHARKLLVNADISVGQIGLECGYNNSSHFHRQFRLSTGMTPFQYQTMAKGKG; encoded by the coding sequence GTGAAAGCTCTTTTTGAGAAAGTAATGATTAATGAACAGAGTTCGGCACTGGTCAGACGATTTCAGTTGCCGTACTTTGATGCGCCCTGGCATTACCACCCTGAATACGAATTGACGTACATCATTAGCAGCTATGGCCGGCGTTTTGTTGGCGATCATGTAGAGCCGTTTCAGGCGGGTGATCTGGTATTACTGGGCCCCGATTTGCCGCACTTCTGGCGGAATGATGAGGAGTTTTATCAAGCCAAGCCTGGAGTCCAGGCAGAGTCGGTGGTGGTACAGTTCCCGGCTTCTTTTGATGAACAGGTTTTGGCGGCTATGCCCGAAGCGGGTGCTGTACGACAGTTGCTTCATCGAGGGCGTTTTGGACTTCGTTTCAGCCAAGCCATTAGTGAGTCAGTGGCTTTGCTGATGGTGCAGTTGACTGAACAAACTGGATTAGGGCAGGTAGTGAGTTTGCTCACTATTTTAAATCAACTGGAAACGGATAAAGAAGCGCAGTTATTAGCCAGCGATAGTTATCAATTAGCACCCGGTGCTGCCGAAACCGAGCGAATGAAACGAGTGCTGGAATTTATGCTACTCAACTTTCGGGATGAGATTCGTATTGAACAGATTGCATCCGTTGCGGGAATGGCTCCGGCGGCTTTCTGCCGGTATTTCAAAAACCGTACGAGAAAGACCTTTGTCGAGTACCTTAATGAACTTCGTATAGGGCATGCCCGTAAGCTGTTAGTAAACGCTGATATCAGTGTTGGTCAGATTGGATTGGAATGTGGCTATAATAACAGTTCTCATTTCCATCGCCAGTTCAGGCTCAGTACAGGCATGACCCCCTTTCAGTACCAGACAATGGCCAAAGGGAAGGGTTAA
- a CDS encoding formylglycine-generating enzyme family protein — protein sequence MNLSFLKKFPGFLLLLGTHALFAQESTFTNRIGMEFVLIQPGSMIVGRFQPPYPHQPQPTEASKKSEPGMPWTQQDYQLAETLVKQDARPGFTVKINRPYYIGKFEVTQAQWKQVMGMNPSAFQGSKVKDEADQHPVEQVSWQDVQKFLTKLNALDKDNHYRLPTEFEWEYAARAGAQDDISWKAIWASAQMGSTTTSKVGQKTPNAWGLYDTLGNVWEWVQDYYNEKLFADPTGSPRTGSQHVLKGASFVGDVKNATYMTHAAGPGNGWDIGFRIVMEVK from the coding sequence ATGAACCTGTCCTTCTTAAAAAAATTTCCGGGTTTTCTGCTCTTACTTGGCACGCACGCCCTATTTGCGCAGGAATCCACGTTTACGAATCGAATTGGAATGGAGTTCGTACTCATTCAGCCGGGGAGCATGATTGTTGGACGATTTCAGCCACCCTATCCGCACCAGCCTCAGCCAACAGAGGCATCTAAAAAGAGCGAGCCGGGCATGCCGTGGACTCAACAAGATTATCAACTCGCCGAAACATTGGTTAAGCAGGATGCACGGCCCGGCTTTACGGTCAAGATCAATCGCCCATACTACATTGGCAAATTTGAGGTAACTCAGGCCCAATGGAAGCAGGTTATGGGCATGAACCCATCCGCTTTTCAGGGGAGCAAGGTTAAGGACGAGGCAGACCAGCATCCGGTTGAGCAGGTTTCCTGGCAGGATGTTCAGAAATTCCTGACGAAATTAAATGCACTGGATAAAGACAATCATTACCGGTTACCTACCGAATTCGAATGGGAGTATGCTGCTCGTGCAGGCGCACAGGATGATATTTCGTGGAAAGCCATTTGGGCATCGGCACAGATGGGATCAACAACGACTAGTAAGGTAGGCCAGAAAACGCCTAATGCCTGGGGACTTTACGATACGCTAGGCAACGTTTGGGAGTGGGTTCAGGATTATTACAACGAGAAACTCTTTGCCGACCCAACCGGCTCACCCCGCACAGGTAGCCAGCATGTGCTGAAAGGAGCCTCGTTTGTGGGCGATGTAAAAAATGCGACCTATATGACCCACGCAGCAGGTCCAGGCAACGGCTGGGATATTGGATTCCGGATCGTCATGGAAGTCAAGTAA
- a CDS encoding YXWGXW repeat-containing protein gives MLVSTLVSGCTTTATTTTQGPPPARVEVIPAAPSARHMWIPGHYVRRGRNYVWVNGYYRVAPARYNAWVPGHWQQTRRGPMWIEGHWR, from the coding sequence TTGCTAGTTTCCACTCTTGTTTCAGGATGCACAACAACAGCCACTACAACTACCCAGGGACCACCTCCTGCACGAGTCGAAGTAATTCCAGCGGCACCATCGGCACGCCATATGTGGATACCGGGCCATTATGTACGTCGGGGACGTAATTATGTCTGGGTCAACGGCTACTATCGGGTGGCTCCAGCCCGCTATAATGCCTGGGTACCTGGTCATTGGCAGCAAACTCGTCGGGGTCCCATGTGGATTGAGGGTCACTGGCGATAA
- a CDS encoding 1-acyl-sn-glycerol-3-phosphate acyltransferase → MKYIKPTKFSYLPKFLMPLDVLGLFECDPFGSSLLIRRILIGTVGWLTYARYTVVNRIQIEGTENLENLPINNVLFLSNHQTYFADVIAFFHIFCAVKWGFQNTMVPPVYLFGPRARQYYVAASETMKKGFVPRVFAAGGALTIERSWRAEGREVQRAVDNTANEKIGKALAHGWVVSFPQGTTTPYAPVRKGTGHLLKNNQPIVIPVVINGFRRAFDKKGLRFKKRNTLLTVQFKAPLHYSPDDTVDDIVAKVRHAIEQDAPEWAQEKS, encoded by the coding sequence ATGAAGTACATTAAGCCAACTAAGTTCAGCTATCTGCCTAAGTTCCTGATGCCGCTAGATGTGCTGGGCCTATTTGAGTGTGATCCTTTCGGCAGTTCGTTACTAATCAGACGAATACTGATTGGCACGGTTGGTTGGCTGACCTATGCGCGTTATACCGTAGTGAATCGGATTCAGATTGAAGGAACCGAAAACTTAGAAAATCTGCCCATCAATAACGTTCTGTTTCTATCAAATCATCAGACCTACTTTGCCGATGTCATTGCGTTTTTCCACATCTTCTGCGCCGTAAAATGGGGGTTTCAGAACACAATGGTACCACCTGTTTATCTGTTCGGCCCTCGTGCGCGGCAGTATTACGTGGCGGCTTCTGAAACCATGAAAAAAGGCTTCGTGCCCCGTGTTTTTGCTGCGGGTGGCGCCCTGACAATCGAACGATCCTGGCGGGCAGAAGGGCGTGAAGTGCAGCGAGCAGTTGATAATACTGCCAATGAGAAAATTGGAAAAGCCTTAGCTCACGGTTGGGTAGTGAGTTTCCCACAAGGTACTACTACGCCTTATGCCCCCGTTCGGAAAGGGACTGGGCACCTCCTGAAAAACAACCAGCCAATCGTTATACCCGTTGTTATCAATGGCTTTCGTCGCGCCTTCGATAAAAAGGGGTTACGCTTCAAAAAACGAAATACACTCCTGACAGTCCAGTTTAAAGCACCTTTGCATTATAGTCCCGATGATACGGTCGATGACATTGTCGCCAAAGTTCGTCATGCCATTGAACAGGACGCTCCTGAGTGGGCGCAGGAAAAAAGTTGA
- a CDS encoding phytanoyl-CoA dioxygenase family protein — protein MEATIDKETLLSELNAYYTVSPDAIAFYRKNGYVKLKHVLSPEALAYYGDIITDLVFRLNTLIKPMEERTTYERAFLQIMNLWREDEQAKEFVFSKRLARIAADLMGVEGVRLYHDQALYKEPSGGITPWHADQFYWPLASPNTITVWIPLQDTPMEMGPLAFAEGSQHVEIGRDLEISDDSEKILADTLQKQNFNVHDTPFELGEVSYHAGWTFHRAGPNQSDRPRKVMTMIYMDKDQIVMQPRNEYQIADHATWLNNAPIGSKPQDELNPILFSY, from the coding sequence ATGGAAGCTACGATTGATAAGGAAACTCTACTAAGCGAATTGAACGCATACTATACCGTTAGCCCTGACGCTATCGCATTTTATCGTAAAAATGGCTACGTAAAACTCAAGCATGTTTTGAGCCCAGAAGCACTGGCGTATTACGGCGACATCATTACAGATCTGGTGTTCCGGCTTAACACGCTCATTAAACCGATGGAAGAACGTACTACCTACGAACGGGCGTTTTTGCAGATTATGAACCTCTGGCGTGAAGATGAGCAAGCTAAAGAGTTCGTCTTTTCAAAACGATTAGCCAGAATTGCCGCTGACTTAATGGGTGTTGAGGGTGTTCGACTCTACCATGATCAGGCCTTATATAAAGAACCATCGGGCGGTATTACGCCCTGGCATGCCGATCAGTTCTACTGGCCGCTGGCATCGCCTAACACGATTACAGTGTGGATTCCCTTGCAGGACACGCCCATGGAAATGGGACCGCTGGCCTTTGCAGAAGGTAGCCAGCATGTGGAGATTGGCCGCGATTTGGAAATAAGTGATGATAGCGAAAAAATCCTGGCCGACACACTCCAAAAACAGAATTTCAATGTTCACGACACGCCCTTCGAACTGGGTGAGGTTAGTTATCACGCAGGCTGGACGTTTCACCGAGCTGGACCTAACCAATCGGATCGTCCACGAAAAGTGATGACAATGATTTATATGGATAAAGACCAGATTGTGATGCAGCCAAGGAATGAATACCAAATTGCCGACCATGCAACCTGGCTCAACAATGCACCTATCGGTAGTAAGCCACAGGACGAGCTAAATCCAATATTATTTAGCTACTAA
- a CDS encoding porin family protein yields MKRIVLAGVLAFFGLFSIQTSFAQVQVGIRGGANWGFASKPDFLGSMMPDFHPTAGPTGAIFLDIPLSDRVSFRPELAYVQKGVAIKEGFDLNLGGFNLPLGATIAYQSQQLEVPLLFKFNLSDGPVQPYIIAGPAVSYALDGRVRTRASGLFTTQPYDIDVNYGGMLNRWDVSAVGGLGLAFDAGAGKFFIEGRYTNGFTRQIQVPVVNVNVRNRGVAFSVGYSFPIGY; encoded by the coding sequence ATGAAACGAATTGTGCTTGCCGGTGTTCTTGCCTTCTTTGGCTTATTTTCTATCCAAACGTCTTTTGCTCAGGTTCAGGTCGGTATCCGGGGTGGTGCCAACTGGGGCTTTGCGTCCAAACCCGACTTTCTGGGTAGTATGATGCCTGATTTTCATCCAACGGCTGGACCAACCGGCGCTATCTTCCTGGATATTCCGTTGAGTGATCGTGTTTCCTTCCGCCCCGAACTGGCGTATGTACAGAAAGGTGTCGCTATAAAAGAAGGTTTCGATCTTAATCTGGGTGGGTTTAATCTTCCACTAGGTGCCACCATTGCCTACCAATCGCAACAACTTGAAGTGCCACTGCTGTTTAAATTTAATCTGAGCGATGGTCCTGTTCAGCCGTATATTATTGCAGGTCCGGCAGTGAGTTATGCGCTCGATGGTCGTGTCCGGACTCGCGCTTCGGGTTTGTTTACAACGCAACCTTACGATATAGATGTCAATTATGGTGGTATGCTAAACCGCTGGGATGTTAGTGCGGTGGGTGGCTTAGGTCTGGCGTTCGATGCCGGTGCGGGTAAGTTCTTTATTGAAGGACGATATACAAATGGCTTTACACGTCAGATACAGGTGCCTGTTGTAAATGTTAACGTTCGGAATCGTGGAGTTGCTTTTTCGGTAGGCTATTCATTCCCAATTGGCTATTAG
- a CDS encoding DUF1080 domain-containing protein, producing the protein MTRRKLISLLLLTLIVSTANAQIGKIPSGFTPLFNGKDLKGWHTSRTSHQGTTGNFYVENGVITLKQYPYGQGGVLLTDKKYGNFELYLEAKVDSFCNGGIFIRSTESGAAYQIELAMPGGLGDLLGERMNVSKGARAETIAKVWKPGEWNSFRIRMEGDIPHIRLWVNDQFMWDVTEPVNDFVAGETKGMIGLQAHWSAVYSAAAESFNMANSWKPGAAHRFRNIAIKEL; encoded by the coding sequence ATGACTCGCAGGAAATTAATTAGCCTCCTCCTACTTACACTGATAGTAAGCACTGCCAATGCTCAGATTGGCAAAATCCCATCGGGCTTCACACCACTTTTCAACGGAAAAGACCTGAAAGGATGGCACACCAGCCGAACATCGCACCAGGGTACTACCGGTAATTTTTACGTAGAAAACGGCGTCATTACGCTAAAACAATACCCGTATGGGCAAGGTGGTGTTCTGCTAACCGATAAAAAATACGGCAATTTCGAATTGTACCTAGAAGCAAAAGTTGACTCGTTTTGCAACGGGGGCATCTTTATTCGCTCCACCGAAAGTGGGGCCGCTTATCAAATAGAACTGGCTATGCCCGGAGGCTTAGGTGATCTGTTAGGTGAGCGGATGAATGTGAGTAAGGGCGCTCGTGCCGAAACGATTGCTAAAGTCTGGAAACCCGGCGAATGGAATTCATTCCGTATCCGTATGGAAGGCGACATTCCCCATATTCGCTTATGGGTAAACGATCAATTTATGTGGGACGTTACAGAACCCGTAAACGACTTTGTGGCGGGTGAAACAAAAGGCATGATTGGCCTTCAGGCGCACTGGTCAGCCGTGTATTCGGCGGCAGCGGAGTCTTTCAATATGGCCAATTCCTGGAAACCCGGTGCTGCCCACCGCTTCCGGAATATTGCCATTAAAGAATTGTAA
- a CDS encoding HEAT repeat domain-containing protein gives MKPFSEVNPDRKSCLFSVFLLALIFVSVSCNKSYKTSSSKDFTRVVLDTNPSVEPLSPEASLKKIQLPPGYHIELVASEPMIQEPVALAWDGNGRLYVAEMNTYMKDASATGEYAPTSRIKRLEDTDGDGKMDKSTIFIDSLVLPRTILPVGDQLLVGITNVQHIWSYRDTNGDGKADEKKIVFKNDAIDSRNLEHQNGGMIWNLDNWIYPTRDNLRYKYRNGKLLADTLVDNMIGQWGMTTDNYGRLFYSEAGPGLPAVQIQQNPAYGALNFADQYSEDFTKPWPIIGTVDAQGGREALRPEDNTLNKYTSGCGQSIFRGDRLPADMQGDYFIPEPVGRIIKRGKVSNKNGKIYIEDAYKQQDWLASADMNFRPINTYTGPDGCFYIVDMYHGIIQESEWTKPGSYLGGIIQQKGLYKNRGMGRIYRVVHDDFKRDTRKPNMLNESANQLVTYLDHPNGWWRDNAQLLLIIKNDQSVVPSLKQIATGEKASLAKAPSPLARIHALWTLEGLDAIDKPTLFRAFTDADPQVRKTAVWVSEYYLKKKDPEVIEKLASLKADPSADVRIQLALSLRSHKTPQTQALVKTLLAENPKNELMQFSFTTFAESQKMLQAEQERTRNLSPADRALVTRGATIFKQLCATCHGPDGKGIAMGGKQMPAPPLVGSPRVKGDKTLLMQLLLNGMRGPVDGKTYPDMMPSMASNDDKWIASVLSYVRNSSELGNKSSVVTPEEVAYTRANTPVISAGMTQQELEIFKLGRAERTNWSKPEDKDKSHK, from the coding sequence ATGAAACCGTTTTCCGAAGTAAACCCGGATCGCAAAAGTTGCCTTTTCTCTGTCTTTCTTCTTGCACTCATCTTCGTTTCCGTTAGTTGTAACAAGTCCTATAAAACGTCTTCCAGCAAAGACTTTACCCGAGTCGTACTGGATACAAATCCGTCTGTAGAGCCCTTATCGCCGGAAGCAAGTCTAAAAAAAATTCAATTACCGCCCGGATATCATATTGAACTGGTAGCCAGCGAGCCCATGATTCAGGAGCCGGTTGCACTGGCCTGGGATGGCAACGGCAGACTGTATGTAGCCGAGATGAATACCTACATGAAGGATGCCAGCGCTACCGGAGAATATGCGCCAACAAGCCGGATTAAACGGTTGGAGGATACGGATGGCGATGGCAAAATGGACAAATCGACCATCTTCATTGACAGCCTTGTTTTACCTCGCACCATTTTGCCCGTAGGTGATCAATTATTGGTGGGCATTACCAATGTTCAGCACATCTGGAGCTATCGGGATACTAACGGCGACGGAAAGGCCGATGAGAAAAAAATAGTCTTTAAGAACGACGCCATCGACTCCCGAAATTTGGAACATCAGAATGGCGGGATGATTTGGAATCTGGATAACTGGATTTACCCCACGCGTGATAACCTTCGGTATAAATACAGGAACGGAAAACTGCTGGCCGACACCCTCGTAGACAACATGATTGGCCAATGGGGCATGACGACCGACAATTACGGTCGCTTATTTTACTCAGAAGCTGGCCCCGGATTACCGGCTGTGCAGATTCAGCAAAACCCGGCTTATGGGGCCCTGAACTTTGCCGATCAATATTCCGAAGATTTCACAAAGCCCTGGCCAATTATCGGAACTGTCGATGCGCAGGGCGGACGAGAAGCGTTACGACCCGAAGATAATACGCTGAACAAGTACACGTCGGGCTGTGGGCAATCTATTTTCCGGGGCGACCGCTTACCCGCGGATATGCAGGGCGATTATTTCATTCCAGAGCCTGTAGGGCGGATTATCAAACGTGGGAAAGTGAGCAACAAAAACGGGAAAATTTACATCGAAGATGCCTACAAACAGCAAGATTGGCTGGCATCGGCAGATATGAATTTCCGCCCCATCAATACGTATACGGGTCCCGATGGCTGTTTTTACATTGTGGATATGTACCACGGCATCATTCAGGAAAGCGAATGGACAAAGCCCGGTTCGTATTTAGGGGGGATCATTCAGCAGAAAGGCTTGTACAAAAATCGGGGAATGGGCCGTATTTACCGCGTGGTGCACGATGACTTCAAGCGCGACACACGTAAGCCAAACATGCTCAATGAATCGGCTAATCAGTTGGTTACCTACCTCGATCATCCCAACGGCTGGTGGCGCGACAATGCCCAATTATTGCTGATCATAAAGAACGACCAATCGGTTGTGCCGAGCTTAAAACAGATAGCCACTGGTGAAAAAGCATCGCTGGCGAAAGCACCTAGTCCATTAGCCCGTATTCATGCCTTATGGACGCTGGAAGGCTTAGATGCCATTGACAAACCAACCCTTTTTCGCGCATTTACCGACGCTGATCCACAAGTCAGAAAGACAGCCGTCTGGGTTAGTGAGTATTATCTAAAGAAAAAAGACCCGGAAGTAATCGAGAAACTGGCCTCCCTAAAAGCTGACCCAAGCGCCGATGTTCGCATCCAGTTGGCGTTATCACTTCGTAGCCATAAAACGCCCCAAACGCAGGCGCTCGTTAAAACGCTACTAGCCGAAAACCCAAAGAACGAACTCATGCAGTTCTCATTCACTACGTTTGCCGAGTCGCAGAAGATGCTCCAGGCCGAGCAGGAACGAACCCGCAACCTAAGCCCCGCCGACCGCGCATTGGTAACGCGAGGAGCCACGATTTTTAAACAACTCTGCGCTACCTGTCATGGCCCCGATGGCAAAGGAATCGCGATGGGTGGCAAGCAAATGCCAGCTCCTCCTTTAGTCGGCTCGCCCCGCGTAAAAGGCGACAAAACCCTCCTGATGCAGTTGCTACTAAACGGTATGCGAGGTCCCGTTGATGGCAAGACCTACCCGGATATGATGCCCTCAATGGCCAGTAACGACGATAAATGGATTGCCTCAGTATTGAGCTACGTCCGAAACAGCAGCGAATTAGGTAATAAATCCTCCGTTGTTACGCCAGAAGAAGTTGCTTACACACGCGCCAATACGCCCGTTATTTCGGCGGGGATGACCCAGCAGGAACTGGAAATATTTAAGTTAGGCCGGGCCGAACGAACCAACTGGAGCAAACCTGAGGACAAGGATAAGTCTCATAAATAA